From the genome of Neomonachus schauinslandi chromosome 5, ASM220157v2, whole genome shotgun sequence, one region includes:
- the CLEC12A gene encoding C-type lectin domain family 12 member A: MSEEVTYADLKFQDSSKRENMHELDTVGIKAPPAPSHGWRQRILALTLLCLLLLIGLGVLGSLFYTTLKIEMENLNKLQNFKEELQRNISLQLIHNMNNSKRIMDLSNTLQEIATKLCHELYKREPEHKCKPCPKTWMWHEDSCYILTDSYETWQKSVMFCSAQNASLLTIKNKSILEFIKSKRLRRYWLGLLAKKKKFYQNLDETIISSNWLTRNRNDVNDMMYCGYIDTVYISYTDCTSPMNFICEKLADPVKIESTLMSEIPDGKYS; this comes from the exons ATGTCTGAAGAAGTTACTTATGCAGATCTAAAATTTCAGGACTCCAGTAAAAGGGAAAATATGCATGAGCTTGACACAGTTGGGATAAAAG CACCACCTGCTCCTTCCCATGGATGGCGCCAGAGAATCTTGGCTCTGACTCTACTCTGCCTTCTGCTGCTGATTGGACTAGGAGTCTTAGGAAGCTTAT tTTACACAACTTTGaagatagaaatggaaaactTGAATAAACTACAAAATTTCAAAGAAGAACTTCAGAGAAACATTTCTCTACAACTGATACATAACATGAATAATTCCAAGAGGATCATGGACCTGTCGAACACACTGCAAGAAATAGCCACCAAATTATGTCATGAGCTCTATAAAAGAGAACCAG AGCACAAATGTAAACCTTGTCCAAAGACATGGATGTGGCATGAGGACAGCTGTTACATACTAACTGACAGTTATGAAACATGGCAAAAGAGTGTCATGTTCTGTTCTGCTCAAAATGCCAGCCTGCTGacaattaagaacaaaagcataTTG GAATTTATAAAATCCAAGAGGTTACGTAGATACTGGCTGGGAttacttgccaaaaaaaaaaaattttaccagAACCTGGATGAGACAATTATCTCCTCCAATTG gctgacaagaaacagaaatgatgTAAATGATATGATGTATTGTGGGTATATAGACACAGTATATATTTCCTATACAGACTGTACTTCACCAATGAATTTTATATGCGAGAAGCTGGCTGATCCAGTGAAGATTGAGAGCACACTAATGAGTGAAATACCAGATGGAAAATATAGTTAG